One stretch of Lacimicrobium alkaliphilum DNA includes these proteins:
- a CDS encoding TIGR03088 family PEP-CTERM/XrtA system glycosyltransferase, with the protein MTTASLPVRHIAHVLFRFDTGGLENGVVNLVNRLSQEGYRHSIITQKGVNPEFAKRVTANNVDYHDLNKAEGNDFSMYLRLNSLLKRLRPDILHTRNLATLESQVVGWWRRIPTRIHGEHGWDVSDIGGTNPKYQRLRRLIKPFVHQYVALSGEARDYLLHKIKVPPQRIHHICNGVDMDRFSTPPLPVSPFPEQQLPPQALVFGTVGRLAEVKDQGTLIEAFALLCSRYPQHPLRLMLIGDGPMRGKLEQQAKEAGIAEQIWFAGDRADVPALMSKMQVFVLPSLAEGISNTFLEAMASGLPVIATNVGGNPDLMPPEHKHSHLIGVQDTQGLMQAMSRYIDNPDMITEDSALVRKHCQSHFSLANMVAKYHQLYQSQTAQ; encoded by the coding sequence ATGACAACCGCTAGTCTGCCAGTGCGCCATATTGCCCATGTACTGTTCCGTTTCGACACCGGCGGGCTCGAAAACGGCGTTGTGAACCTGGTCAATCGTTTGTCACAGGAGGGTTACCGGCACAGTATTATTACCCAGAAAGGGGTTAACCCGGAATTTGCCAAAAGGGTGACGGCGAACAACGTCGACTATCATGATCTGAACAAAGCCGAGGGCAATGATTTTTCTATGTATCTGCGTCTCAACAGCCTGTTAAAGCGGCTGCGCCCGGATATTCTGCATACCCGCAATCTGGCGACGCTGGAATCTCAGGTGGTGGGCTGGTGGCGGCGTATTCCGACGCGGATCCATGGGGAACACGGCTGGGATGTCAGCGATATAGGCGGCACTAATCCAAAGTATCAACGCCTGCGGCGACTGATTAAACCTTTTGTGCATCAGTATGTGGCCCTTTCCGGCGAAGCGCGGGATTACCTGTTACACAAGATAAAGGTTCCGCCGCAGCGCATTCATCATATCTGCAACGGTGTGGATATGGACAGATTTTCCACTCCGCCGTTACCGGTTTCGCCTTTTCCGGAACAACAATTACCACCGCAGGCGCTGGTGTTCGGCACTGTGGGGCGTCTGGCCGAGGTGAAGGATCAGGGAACGCTTATTGAAGCTTTTGCGCTTTTATGTAGCCGTTATCCGCAGCACCCGCTGAGGCTGATGCTGATTGGTGACGGCCCCATGCGTGGAAAACTTGAGCAACAGGCCAAAGAAGCCGGCATCGCGGAGCAGATCTGGTTTGCCGGTGACAGGGCCGATGTGCCGGCACTGATGAGCAAAATGCAGGTGTTTGTGTTGCCGTCACTGGCCGAGGGCATTTCCAATACCTTTCTGGAGGCCATGGCATCCGGATTACCGGTGATTGCCACTAATGTGGGGGGGAATCCGGATCTGATGCCGCCGGAGCACAAACACAGCCACCTTATCGGGGTTCAGGATACACAGGGGTTAATGCAGGCCATGAGCCGATATATCGATAACCCCGATATGATAACTGAAGATAGTGCCTTGGTAAGAAAACACTGCCAAAGCCACTTTAGTCTCGCTAACATGGTGGCAAAGTATCACCAACTCTATCAATCACAGACAGCGCAGTAA
- the xrtA gene encoding exosortase A, with protein MSEGLAKRVNLLSILVLLLATWLGLFWDSVMATVAIWERSETFAHCFLILPICIYLLHRDWPALKQLPIKPNLWLLLPLLATLIFWLFGDLAHIAAIEQLSTFMMLPLMCWLVLGNQIASRMWFVLLFWMFSVPEGEFLIPALQEVTADFTVMAIQMTGIPVYREGLYIAIPGGLFEVAVACSGIRYLIASLTLGCLFAYLTYYKWHKRLLFVLFALVLPIVANGLRAYGIVMIAYMTDMEYATGADHLVYGWLFFGVVIFIMFSIGSIWRDPEPELKSPEGADTRALPLRNTAFAWLSAVILILAAIGYNTSARDIQRPAAPNLKASWPVALDMESAWLPVFQNPDLEYSGKYQQLDFYAVWYGHNAEDSKLISSVNQLYNRSSWTRINSQSHADYQLLEISSLDGHRRMLAYSYVTPWLQSPSNIKVRLTQALQALAGQPQQGMALVISQPVQNDDDRNAFRERAEEFFSHNYQQVLNDNR; from the coding sequence ATGTCTGAAGGTTTAGCGAAAAGAGTCAATCTGCTCAGCATCTTAGTGCTGCTACTGGCTACCTGGCTGGGGTTGTTCTGGGACAGTGTGATGGCGACGGTAGCCATCTGGGAAAGATCGGAGACCTTCGCCCATTGTTTCCTGATCCTGCCTATCTGCATCTATTTGCTGCATCGTGACTGGCCTGCACTGAAACAGCTGCCAATCAAACCCAACTTATGGTTACTGCTGCCGCTGCTGGCTACCCTGATTTTCTGGTTGTTCGGTGACCTGGCGCATATTGCTGCGATTGAACAGCTGTCCACCTTTATGATGCTGCCGCTGATGTGTTGGCTGGTGCTGGGTAATCAAATCGCGTCAAGAATGTGGTTTGTATTGCTGTTCTGGATGTTCAGCGTGCCTGAAGGGGAGTTCCTGATCCCCGCACTGCAGGAGGTCACTGCTGATTTCACTGTAATGGCGATTCAGATGACCGGTATTCCGGTATACCGCGAGGGGCTTTATATTGCTATTCCCGGCGGGCTGTTTGAGGTGGCGGTGGCCTGTTCCGGTATCCGCTATCTTATTGCCTCGCTGACTCTCGGCTGCCTGTTCGCTTATCTGACCTATTACAAGTGGCACAAACGCCTGTTGTTTGTGCTGTTTGCGCTGGTGTTGCCCATTGTCGCCAATGGTCTGCGTGCCTACGGTATTGTGATGATCGCCTATATGACCGATATGGAGTACGCCACCGGTGCCGATCATCTGGTCTATGGCTGGCTGTTCTTCGGTGTGGTGATCTTTATTATGTTTTCCATCGGCAGTATCTGGCGCGATCCTGAGCCGGAACTTAAGTCACCAGAAGGCGCCGATACCAGGGCATTGCCGCTGCGCAATACTGCATTCGCCTGGCTCAGTGCCGTGATCCTGATCCTGGCCGCAATAGGCTATAACACCTCGGCCCGGGATATTCAGCGTCCTGCAGCCCCAAATCTTAAGGCGTCCTGGCCGGTGGCACTGGATATGGAAAGTGCCTGGCTGCCGGTATTCCAGAACCCAGACCTGGAATATTCGGGTAAGTACCAGCAACTGGATTTTTATGCGGTCTGGTATGGGCATAACGCCGAAGACAGCAAACTCATCAGCAGTGTTAATCAGCTTTATAACCGCTCATCCTGGACCCGGATTAACAGTCAGAGCCATGCAGATTACCAGTTGCTGGAGATCTCAAGCCTGGATGGCCACCGCAGAATGCTGGCCTACAGCTATGTGACACCCTGGCTGCAATCGCCCAGCAATATCAAGGTCAGACTGACCCAAGCCCTGCAGGCCTTAGCCGGGCAGCCACAACAGGGTATGGCGCTGGTGATTTCGCAACCGGTTCAAAACGACGATGATCGTAACGCCTTCCGTGAGCGGGCGGAGGAGTTTTTCAGTCACAATTATCAGCAGGTGCTGAATGACAACCGCTAG